CAAACCCGTCACCACCCTGAAGGTGTCCCACACCGGAGACCGTCCGGTTCAGGTGGGGAGCCACACGCATTTCTTCGAGGTGAACCGCGCCCTGAAGTTTGACCGTGCAGAGGCTTACGGCAAGCGCCTGAATTTGCCTGCTGGAACGGCAGTGCGTTTTGAGCCTGGCATCAGCACCGAAGTGGAACTCATTCCCTACGGTGGAAAACGCATCGTGCACAGCATGAATGCGCTGGTGGCTGGACCTCTGGATGGGAAGAAAGCAGAAGCGTTGCAGAAACTCGAGGAGTGGAAATGAAACTGAAACGCTCAGATTATGCCCGTCTGTATGGTCCCAC
This is a stretch of genomic DNA from Deinococcus roseus. It encodes these proteins:
- a CDS encoding urease subunit beta yields the protein MIPGESFLQDGEIELNAGKPVTTLKVSHTGDRPVQVGSHTHFFEVNRALKFDRAEAYGKRLNLPAGTAVRFEPGISTEVELIPYGGKRIVHSMNALVAGPLDGKKAEALQKLEEWK